DNA sequence from the Liolophura sinensis isolate JHLJ2023 chromosome 1, CUHK_Ljap_v2, whole genome shotgun sequence genome:
gGGAGATTTTGTACGTCCTCAATGATAATtattcagtgtaatgtgactgcatGGGTGGAGTGTCTTACATACTTATCTGACGGCGATAAGGTTACGCctaggagtaaaccaccgaccttcggcaGCTCACTTAAGGCCACAGCCTAAACTCGTTAACAACATACACGCCAGCGAGTCTTCAGATCTCAACAGTGACCCGACTCTAGGCACTGAAATTCATCTCACTTGGCAGCGCAATGATGCGTTGTGATCAGTTGTCGCAAGAAACTGTTATAATTTCACACCTATGTTATAACTCCAACATTTCTTGATCTATTTATGTATAACCCtcgaacatccacaggttgctctAACCTGAAGCGAGCCAGCACCCCATACTGACTGTTTCTGGAATAATAAACCACGACCCATTGAGAGCCATTTTTCCTTGAATCCGGCATCCTGATATATTACACCCACGCGTAGTTTTGGGAGCTATATAACGTCTCAGTACCACCCAAAAACTCAGACCGTCAGTTGTTTCCTTCCGTAATGATATCTACTTCATTCACTGCGCAGATATTTACTCTTTAAagtgtttttcttcttcttcgaAATTGAaaagttgggttttttttttagaggcTGTCTGATGTTAATCAACCTTGGGCATGCTTTTCACAATTGAAAACATGACACTCAGATGAAATCGAAAAGGCAGATGGTTGGAACACAGAAACTGGAAGTATAATTACGGCCTAGATGTTTACATGTTTGAAGTACACCCTGAGGAGTTCTTCGAGGCGTCGATcgttacatgtaagtgacagcTGTGTTTGATGACATTGAAGCTCTGGTCATGTTGACATCGACCGCTCGATTGTGACATCAAAATTCCATCAGCTTTCCATACAATACTGTTTGTTCTGCATATTGGTTCGTTACATGTAGTGTGTGGTAACCAGTGTGGGTCAAGAATAAATACAAGAAGTGAAGGCCACTGATTGCTATCTTAGGCATCACAGGTGAGTTGACGCACAGacgaaatgaaatattgttgtgcACGTTCAGCGTAAATCCAAAGTCAAAAtccaaaatgaataaatgaaaaaaaaaaatgtaaaattagaAAGATACTTCCAAGAGAACTTTGGAATTTCCTAGGGACCATTTATCTTATCAAAGCCATACACACTTGtggaaaatgagaaaataaaaaaaatttatataaaatatttcggTTCAAATTTTAATAGCTGaataattaaaacacatttctgacATCGATTAATATATATTCAGAATGATCGTCATGAATGTATGATTTCGTGCACAGAATGACCGTTGGTCTGATGGGGGTTTCCTGCTGATCAAAACACTGAAGGAAAACATCTCTGTTGATGCCTTCGGGACTGTCACTGAAGGGTTTGTAAAGTCCCGCATTCTGTGAGAACGTAAAATGAAAATCAGTCAATAGCTGAGTGCATATTAAGTGATCTTGGCAATCACTTTACTTTTCACTAATGTTGAGAGAATGTTGGGGGTTTCTATTGCATCTGATTACTACCAGACATTTATATCAAGACATATGTCCAAATGTTGACCCATGTTAAGAGAGCCGGTAAATGATATTTTCCATACAAGGAAACATACACTTTTCTTTACCAAGTTTAAACAGAACAATGGAGCCGTTAGTGATAACTCACATCGCATAAccatattaaattttaaagcaTAACCAGTTTGCATTACTCGATGCAATGATCAGGCTCCTGACCACGCATGCAATAAGGTCGTGCCTTCGAATCCAGCTTGAGCCAATTCGGGtgcggttttaagtcaggaggtttgtcacatGTCCagcgaaggtcggtggtttattccgcgCATTCCCTATCCTACGCCTATAAACCTCACCGCCATCATGTAGGTGAACAATTCTTATgtacgatgttaaacaccaattgaataaataaatcaacaaattttacattaatataCTAATTAATAACACCATACTTACAGTTCAACACAATGGTAAGCTTTCTCATCCAAGATCAGGCTGGTCTTCGAATGTTATCACAGATCCACTTTTATGAAGTTCAAAAATAAGTATCTAGAAGATTGAGAAAACACCACAAAAGATAACATAGAATAACCAAAACTCTTGACACTTTGTGCAAAAGGACCATGTCTCTGACAAAACCATTCAGCGTTTAGGGAAACATCGTGATAGCATTGCGAATCACTAGTCAGCTCacagaattacatgtaaccatatTAACAGCCTACCCAATGGAATTCCCTTATTATAACTCAtttttcaacacagaaatgttaaAACCGCGTTATACTCACCTGATTTGACCCAGTCTTCAGGACAGGTGCCGGCACATAGAGTGTCCTTTGAGGGCCAATATTCCAATATCGGCCCAAGTGGAACCCGTTCATAAACACAATTCCCTTTTCCCAGCCCTAGGTAGAGAACATTCATTCACTGATACATTACTTATTTGcttatttctttgttgtctAAAGCCATATAATCGAGAAGTTTTCACTTAATATAAAGGTTATTTTTTACGGGTGGAAGAAACTTGGAGCACTAGTGGTAAACCAtgcaccgacctttggtaattTACTAACGAACTTTGGAGTTGCTTTGTCTCTTACGCATGTTCTTGGAATCATTTAGTGGTTAACCTACATTTTGAAATCACTCTGTCGcttgtgtatatattattgaaATCCCTCAGTTGCTAGCGTACTTTCTTGGAATCAATCAGACGCTTGCGAAGAATCTTGTAATCTGTCGTCTGCGTACATATTTGGAGTCTGTCAATCGTTTGcgtacatttttaaaatcaccCAGTTCCTTGCGTACATTCTTTAAATCAATCAGAGGCTTGCGAAGAATCTTGCAATTACTCTTGCGTACATTCTTGGAATCATTCAGTTGTTTGCGAACATTCTTGGAATCACTCTTTCGCTTGTATACATTCTAGGAATGACTCTTTGGCTTGCATAAATTCTAGGAATCACTCTTTCGCTTGCGTACATTCTAGGAATCACTCTTTGGCTTGCATACATTCTAGGAATCATTCTTTCGCTTGCATACATCCTAGGAATCACTCTTTCGCTTGTATACATTCTAGGAATCACTCTTTGGCTTGCATACATTCTAGGAATCACTCTTTGCCTTGCATACATTCTAGGAATCATTCTTTCGCTTGCATACATTCTAGGAATCACTCTTTGGCTCGCATACATTCTAGGAATCACTCTTTGGCTTGCATACATTCTTGGAATCACTCTTTCGCTTGCATACATTCTAGGAATCACTCTTTGGCTTGCATACATTCTAGGAATCACTTTTTCGCTTGTATACATTCTAGGAATCACTATTTGGCTTGCATACATTCTAGGAATCACTCTTTCGCTTGCATACATTCTTGGAATCACTCTTTCGCTTGCGTACGTTCTTTGGCTCGAGCATAGTAGTTTTCGTATGCCCTTAATTTTCTGGGTCGCTTACGTGGGaaaatcattcattctgtcGGTCAAGTTGATACACCTTGGATAGTAGTTACTGCAGATTTGCATAAAACTGATACCAAATATAATGGCTTGAATTACTCCATCCAAAGTTTGTGCATTCACAGGCTGCGATTTATCGTATCACCCGTCGAATTTGACGTTCTCAGAACGCAATTTGCCGAATTCTACAAATCGCACTATGAAatagtgtttgttttattttcaagaatTATTATTCAAGCTGTATGGCGATTTAGCTGCCATGGAAACTACCCTCCTTTTCAGGcataatatttttataacattgatatacagtatttcaacGTTTAGCCTTATtacataattattatttttagcGTCAAACGCACAACTTATAACAGCCTTTCTATCATGACTTAACAGTAAACTAAACAGGCAGATATATAAGGATAGTGGATAAGGTGCATGCGTGGATATAACCCACCTCCATTTTCAGGAAAGTATCCTGAGGTGCATTCTCCACGACCAGCTCTCCACGAGAGGCACAGGGGCCATCGCCGAATGACGGAGACCAAGCTTTATGGTTCAGTAAACTGAAGACCACAACAGAAGTGAAACATTATCTTACTGGAATCATTTCATAACTTACTCTTCACGTTATACGCAAAACTGTAGTTCTTGGGTCAGATTTCATCGTTAGAAGCACATACGAAAACAACTCACAAACCAGCATCTCTAACTGCTGCTGCGTATCGGCCGTGGGTACTTCACACATATATGCACTGTTACAGGGACACAGTGCTACGTGTCGAGCTGAAGGTATTACAATCCGTAGCCACAGATAAACAGAAAACATCAACATTAACCAAACCATGAAAGCGTTCCACGTAAGTAATTAAAAGATGCGTGAATATCTAGTCTTATCATATAACTGACTACCACCATCCCAGCACATCATGCAGCCTATAACACCACATCAGTATCTCACTTGATAGTTTACACTTGAAAGTTTAATGTATGGACAGTTTATTAATAGGATCTCTATACTACATAGGggaaatgtaatttaatttacagGTACTTGCATCTGCATGGACGTTGTTCAGTTCAATGATAAACGTTGTCTCGTATCTGACAGGAGACTGCTAATTATGACTATGATTGTGCTATAATTTTTTCGATTTAATTTGACTATACCGGCAGTCGCAATGGCGAAAGGTCTTACAGAACAATGAATGTAGCAGTGAGAACAttctatatatacagatatcCACATATCATACACTTTAAACAGTTAAACACACCTTTTCTGAAATGGCGCCTTGAACTCTAAAGGGTAAATTTGCCAGTCCTCCAGGGGATCACCGTCCAAAAGTACGTTCCCACAGATTCCTGGGGGACAAAAACAACCAAACGGTATCAATAGATATGATAAAACTGACGGACCTTGGCGTGGCGGGCAACTTACATGAATAGTTAACATGAAACCCTTACTGAGgaaaaactgacaagaggccttatttcactggttacgtgcgaacatttgccaactatcgcgTGTCATAAGTGTGTCTCATATAAAGCACTAGATTTGTTTTCGCACATGTAAGTTATATCGTAGTGTAAGAGAGCCTCTCGGGAATACTTTGGACGAAAGGGGAATTTGGGGTGCACTTTGCTAGTGATGCCCTTGCGAAGTCAAATGACCACTAACCAACTTATCATTAACAGTGATATGCTACAAATCCTGTAAGACACATACATCTAAATAGTTGTTGGTTTTCATCTAAGCGTTTTGGTTTTTACTGTTTACTAAAttcaataatataattaaggagACCAAATGTCAAATGACAACTTCACACCAATAAACAACATATCCATTTTAAATGCTTATATGTTTCATTCATGCGTTTTGCTTTTTATCGTTTCCCTAATTCAGCAATAAAGTTAGGagatgtcaaataacaatttcaCAAACAATAAACTTTTAGATTTTAAGGCCCATGCTTTATATTGTACCATTTGTATTACACAAGGATCACAAGAATCGTTCAAGACTTATTTTCACAGATAGGGAAACCGCTCATATATTCCTCCAAAACCTTAATTTGCTTGAAGCGTTCATTCCACTGCTAACCGAATGCTGAAAAGTAAGGTCTTGAGTCATACTTTAATTCAGTAAAGATGTTTTGTAAACCACCTGCGGTAGAGTGGTTCCACCAGCCATACATCTGACCGTTGTCgtttatgtaaaaatcaaatCAGTACAACATTagacacaaatcaaaaaacTACTTTATTTCACTTGATTTTCTGAAAAACTGATTAAGTGAGTATATCTATCATCACAGGGAAGATGGGCGATGGTCACTGATAGCTAAGTTACCTTTTCTTTGCTCGTTGAGTATTGATGTTTTGAAATCACAGTAATTCACACGCCCAAGATTTTCTACCAAGATGTCCAAAATAAAAGAAtcctgtaaaaacaaaattgttttcaaatcaATACGAATAATGCGAACTTGCTCTTTTTTGCCTTACCACTTGATTGGtcgttgtattttttttcaaaatgttactgTTATTTTCAGTACTCAGTGGTTATCATAATGGTATATGTTCATCAGCATTTAACCGAATTGAAGTGGAAAACAGCGGTACATTATATCCCTGACTTAAAAACCATCTGTCATCAGTGTACCTTTGAAGTCCTAATGTCCACCTCCTGATCCTTGACTTTACAGTCCAGAACTGCTGTCTCTTTGCCATCTACAAAAATCTAgcagaaataaatttttctctaatttttttgattttgacacGGTGTAATCCACACTTTTAGCTGGATGATTATATCCGAGCTATTTACCATTTTGCTAATGAGAATGGTACGATAAAAGTCAacagaataaatacaaaaatataaaaccataCCACTATCATAactatcatatatatatatatatatatatatatatatatatatatatatatatatatatatatatatatatatatatatatatatatatatatatatatatatatatatagatatgaatataacatttataggaaggtctgtcagccacctgcgaatggttgtttcctctcaccataattaaTCCTGACAGCCGatgtgtaagtggaatattcttgattacggtttaaaacaccagtcaaataaataaataaagatgaacATAACTTCATGTAGAGATCTATGAATATTGTGATAACTCCTCAAACCTGTGCTCTGTCTCTGACGTAACCCTCAATGGTCAATGTCCCGCCTTTGGTCAGCTCCTTCCGGTATACAATATAACCAAAATTTTGTCCGCCACCATTGTTAATATCCAGCATCTCCATGGTAACCACATTTTTCAACAACACTGGCTACAATAACATATCAAGAAAAACACACCACGTTTAATGCCTTTTTGTATGATATCTTTCAGAGTATATGTGAAtattaaacaatataaaataacacacagGAACACTTGTTATTTCTTTAACAACTTGATGTCCCTGTAAGGTATGCTTGATGAGGCTTTACCTGTTTTGCTTTCTTCTAAACTACCcatttacatatatagttaTCCTTATCAAAGATTACCAAAGTTACCAAAAATATTTATAGCTTGTATATTCTCAAATGTATGGATATTAAGCTTATCCCACCTCCAGAAGAGAAATGATGTCTTCCCATCCCAACCAGACTTCCATCTTAACAGATCctaaaacacaacaaatgtgTGCTGTGAGCCAAGTGGATTGTAGCCTTCAAGAATATATATAGTGTTAACCAGTTGTGGACTGCTAAAACAATATATTACATATCATATATGTAATGGACAATTAAATGTATGTATCATTACATTGTAACACACAAAGATTTTCCCAAAGAGTTAATCTTACCATATGCCATTTTCGGAACATCAGTCACGTCAATATTTGGCAGAGACAAACCTAGACAGACAAAGAGACATTTAAAATACAGGTCATTAGATGTGATAGCTTTGAATGATACTTGAATACTGTATTGGGAGAATACTGAGGaatttacattttgtaacttACGTCTAATGGTAGAAGTTCTATGGGCTTTGAATACTTCAAACATGATGAAgacaaattataaaattttatacttGATATATCCTATGACTTAACATTGCTACCTTGAGGTTTGAGTATCAAGTCATGGACAATCTGCTGAGTTCGATAATATTTCGGTGTCATATCTCCCGCCTCGGACAACATGGCGTCATAATCTATGATAGAGAAAAGCAAATAACACTGAGATCAAGTCTGATGCACATTATTCAAAATGGCAGTACTGGGATTTTCACTCAAGTCAGTGCTTGGGCACCGGTGCTGGTTCTCGAGTCAAAGCTTTCTCTGATCGATTTAGCCATGATAATATTTGCAGATATATAAATTgatttaaaaattaatattaaaagtaAAGATGTAAATAGATGTGATAACAATCGCTGGTCGATTTAGATGTCCTTTTACTTGTCTtaacaaacaatacaaaaatactATAGCAAAGATTCCAGCCCGACCTAGAAAGAAGCTGCAAACGGAGGTGCATGGCTGTGTTCAAAAATTTTGCCTAAGATCGAATTTATGTCATGATGGTGTTTGTTCGTAGATTTGTTTCACTGGCCGGTGCTTTTAGCATACAAAAATGATGGGTACTAGTATGCACCCAAATTCCCACCAGGGCTTGCCATACCGTAACTGGTCACGTCAGCTTGGTATTCGGAGAAAAAGTTGGCCCCGGCCATGAACCCGAAATTCGTGCCACCATGAAACATATACAGGTTAACGGAGGCGTGGTCTTCCAGGATGAACCTTAGAACCTTGGCAAAATCTGCGgaagaaaataatacaaaacttaACAATGAAAAGTAAAACAAGTAGAGCTTTTCAATAAAACGAAAATGGTTTCCAGTGCATGATGGCGTAGAggttaaataaataacctaaaagGCTCCGAAAACTACCCTTGCCTTTACTTTATAAGTAACAATTAGGTTTGACTAAAAATACCTGAATATTCTGCCTAACCACCCTCCTTTAGCCCTCACACGATTTTCATAAAAATAGCAACCATTTACTGATATCTGAGCGAATTTCGTAGTAATCAATGACACTTGGCTATACCAGCACCATGCAATATGAATCCTACAGGTAAAAGTGCAAAGCTCATTTTCCTGCACAGAAACCACCGCCAGCAAAGCTGTGAACTACAAGTGATCGACCGTCTGTTACAAGTTAACACATGCGCACTGACATTTATAATGCTACACCGTTCCCACCAGGTTAATCCGTACACTCCAGTGGTGAACTGTGCTGAAGTCTGCGATTAATGCAACGTGTATATATCCTGGAAAATGAAATATGTGAAGCCCTTCATAAAGTTTACACCATCTACCACGCTGGTTTGCATTGTGGAATCTAATTGTCCATTAATTCCGTTTTTGCGGTATAGATATTTGAAGTAGCTGCATTGCTAAAGCGTTTGTAGcctttaaattttattgtaaaataaaacacaatattccagtgtaaaaacaaacacaacgGTAAAAGACGCAGGTTAACATACATCTGCGGAATTACGAAACACATTACAAACTTCTTATGACACGAAAATACTTTACAGCTTGtaaatttactgaaaaaaagttacaaaatgaaaaaaaaaacaaaaattgctagtttttgtttttgttttgcatcatcaTTTTTGACTATATGTTTTCAAGCTATTCAGTTTACCGTCTGGGGGCACAGTGTGATGTTTCTTTCCCCAGTGGTCAAACCAGCCGGTCCAGAACTCCATCACCAACAGTGGAAGGTTTGGGCCCATGTCCCGGATCATGTTAAACAGACGAGAACCATCCTTCACATCCGGAAAGTTGACAGTCAACAGAGCTGCATGGTAGAAACATATCTCATTCATGTGATATCATTTATATGCCATGCATGGGAATGCCTATGTGTTAATTATTATGGCATTGTGGTCTTTTCAGTCGCCACGGTATGACTGCTATCTGGCCAATACATCATCGCTCATTCGTTTTTTTTAGGAAGCAAACGAGTCAAATCAAGTTACATTGATTCTAATTCGTGAATCTGTGTTTAAAATTAGAAATGGCCGAGGTTAGTATAGACAATTCCTTGCTGGAATATTtagatatgtgtatatacacagagACAAGCTCGCTTTATCTTGGCACCGTCTAAACGATACACTTagtatgtaaatatgtcaaagGTACTTGGAATGAGCATTATACGACCTACCTTGAGGAATAAGGGCTTTTCGTGCACCTTGTATGTTATCCGACAACACCAGAGATTCTGTTATACCATACTTTATTAGCAACTGGAAAATAATAATGGTACAAACCATTTCTGTTATTCCATGCATATACCTTAAACCTAACATGAAAaaagatgtcagaaaaaaaGTGTTCTATATCAGTACCTGGAAAATATACATTAGAGTTCCTGTTATACCGTACATAGTTTGCCCGCAGCACGAAATTATATACCAGAGATTGTGTTAGCCATAAATAACCAGCAGATAGGGAAGTTATATCCCATCTTGTCTTGGCAAAAGATGGCGATTAACACCTTTGCCACAAGCTTACTTTAAATACGGAATGCCTTTAATCATGTTACTGCTATGCATTCAAAAACTGGAATGTATTCAAAAACTGGAATATATTCAAAAACTGGAATGCATAACACGAAAACTTGTGACCTGTAATACCTGATCAGAACGATTCTGTTATACCACACTTTAGCAACAACTGGAAAAATAACCACGGATGACAAGTGGAAACATACGTGCTCGCTCGGCTTTGGACATGAAGTCATGTGAATTAACCTTAGCTTTGTTAATGCTTTAACACCTGCAAACTATCAGCCATAACTCACATCTTTAATGAAGATGAGATGGTCCTCTTCGTCACTATAACTACCGAATTCATTCTCCACCTGGACCATGATGATTGGACCACCACGACtatactgcaaaaaaaaaaaaaaaaaaaaaaacaagaaaaaaaaacaaggagatttgattagtgtttaacgccttATAGTCACCTGAACGATTTTTCACTAACATATGAAGGCAATCAAGTTTATGGCTGATGTAAACCCCAGTGTCTGGagtaaaaaatatcaacaatgtACTAAGCCGCATTAACATTTTAAATCTTTCATATTGACATATGGCCCAGCTCTGGAGGTGGGAACTGTTGTAAAGAAAACCAGTTTGCTATAACTGCcaagataaatgtataaaaaacgAAACACGTTTAAGCTGACAACAAGAAACACTCGATCCAAACCTGCAGATCTGTTACCATAGGAATGAGTTTCTCAAAGAAGTCGGACACGGCTTTCTGGTAGGGCGGATAGTTTGACCGGAGCTTCATCTCAGGGTCGTGTAAAAGCCAGCTGTGGGATGAAATAAAACGGCTTGTTTTGAAGCAAGTTTTAACAGTTTCGGTAATGAAAGCCATTACTTCGAAATAAAAAGGCAGCACCGCTTATAATTATGGATAAAATGTTATGTGCAGCTATAGAGAACAACAGTTCACTCCCAAGAGTCACACTATCCCCATTTGGTCTAGAATCTAGGGCATTGTCCCAAAATATCAccttttttgtttcattaaagAGCATATTCCATTTTTGCACTTGAATCTTACAATATCCGGGTAAAACCGTGCATATGTGTCCTACTTTCCTGAAtccagggaatttgtagattccctcgCTCTCacaatttgtgaatttgtgggtctttggtgacaataagcgatcgacaAAGCTCGAGCGGCTGTTTTGCGCACTCTAACATTCGTTAAAGATCACTTGTTtctcaccaatatggcgtgcgTTTCTGTACTTCACATGTGGGAAACTTCGTTAATAATTTGCCACAGATAGGTGTACTAAACCATGGTTTATACTAGGCGCCCCGCTTCCTCCAAACATATACAAGCTAAAAGTATCTGCCatcatatacatgaaacattcCCGAGTacgtggcgttaaacaataatcaaataaataaattaagtggTTAAAAATTTGGAGTGGTGACGTCGAATGATGTACAAGCTCACTATAAAAATTACCTACAATATATAAGGGTGTTTCACGAGCCAACAGCTGCCGATCTCTTATGTGAAATAACCTaataacaatgttttaaaatgaagaTGTTATTGTGTTATATTGTGATGAACGCTAGTTTTCACACACTCACCTTGGAAGCCCACCCAGATCCCACTCTGAACAAATATACGGCCCTGGACGAAGGATGACCTTCAGACCAAGGTCATGGgccatttgcatgtattttctacaaagtaataaaaatataGTTCTTAGTCATTTTATGAATCATGAATATAATGAACCAGAGTATACATCTAGAATGAATTAACctgagaaaacagaaaaaatgcagtgacatACTGCACTTTTACGCCACACATCTTATACAGACACGGTATCTCCAGTGTTCATCTTATTATGAAATTTAGACAATAATGCCTTGGCTTTGCCTGTTGAAGTAATCGTCCTCGCTCACACGGCCCTTTGTCATCTGCcgcatttttgtacttttggcAATGAATCGTAAGCCTTAATGGTAAACCTGTGCAGGTAAGTCATAAAGTCTCTAAAAGAGGACCAAAGTTCGAAACTGTAGTTGGAATCCGATGATTTAATTGAGAAGTTTTTTGCTCTTCTTGTATAAGTCACAGTATATATAGGCcgaatccaggacaaaagccccgtGGACAAAAATCCCGGCGGACAAAAATCCCGTCGTGTTCATTAACCGACAAAATATATTCGACAGTCTAACAAACATGATGTCAAATGTTTGTTGACGGAAATTCATATAGCGTGACTTAGTTTTCCATCTAAAATTTGTCACCTAAGTGTATCCCAGTCACTCACTCGGGTTCAACAGCTTTCCTCGCATAAACGTTGTAAACGtactttttcaaaacaatatcgcCAAAATGACTGTCTCTGATGTCTCTGATATAATTATCGAATGCTTTCCGACGagcaaatataagtttattctaCGTCATACCACTATAATTTAATTTGTCTGGTTGAAATATTTCGGCATGGCATACACGTTATAGCTTACGACGATTCACAGTATCACCTCGCGGTATACATTTTGAGTCGGCCTACAGGCATCTTATGTAATTTTATGTGTTCACTATAacagatgtatttaaaaatattgattatttAGAATTTTAAACCGAATCATATTAtagttcacaagaaaaatattattccTGAAtagtaatttatttttatgggttactgtgtatttttctgttttatatgcCCTACATCGATGTGTATGATAACTAAAACGACTCATTTATTTTAACGTTAAATCGGAAGAATTCTATATTAATTGCGTAAATTAAAATCCATATATGATTCCCCGAAATCTGCACGGCTGCATGTTTTCGAACATCTACACTCGGAAAGATCTAAACAGGCACGTTTTGT
Encoded proteins:
- the LOC135475364 gene encoding beta-galactosidase-1-like protein 2, coding for MSFQVGSLSYKNRQFILEDRPFTILSGAMHYFRIPQQYWQDRLLKLKACGLNTVETYVPWNLHEEIKGQYSFDGMLDVRKYMQMAHDLGLKVILRPGPYICSEWDLGGLPSWLLHDPEMKLRSNYPPYQKAVSDFFEKLIPMVTDLQYSRGGPIIMVQVENEFGSYSDEEDHLIFIKDLLIKYGITESLVLSDNIQGARKALIPQALLTVNFPDVKDGSRLFNMIRDMGPNLPLLVMEFWTGWFDHWGKKHHTVPPDDFAKVLRFILEDHASVNLYMFHGGTNFGFMAGANFFSEYQADVTSYDYDAMLSEAGDMTPKYYRTQQIVHDLILKPQGLSLPNIDVTDVPKMAYGSVKMEVWLGWEDIISLLEPVLLKNVVTMEMLDINNGGGQNFGYIVYRKELTKGGTLTIEGYVRDRAQIFVDGKETAVLDCKVKDQEVDIRTSKDSFILDILVENLGRVNYCDFKTSILNEQRKGICGNVLLDGDPLEDWQIYPLEFKAPFQKSLLNHKAWSPSFGDGPCASRGELVVENAPQDTFLKMEGWEKGIVFMNGFHLGRYWNIGPQRTLYVPAPVLKTGSNQILIFELHKSGSVITFEDQPDLG